Below is a window of Conger conger chromosome 16, fConCon1.1, whole genome shotgun sequence DNA.
ggtttttcttttttctttctttggactcgtgtgagtcagtggttgggggacgttgtcccctggtaagtattttggtttgcgtttttgGTCCCaagctgcgtctcgaggttttattttcgtgcctagcctttGTTCCcagctaggttgtattttattttggtccacAGTCGTTTGGGGCACCTAAGTCAGTGGTGCGGTTCGCCCTGTTTTAAAagggttgatttgttttcttatagccgttttttggcttttctctttccttctaTTGTTCAGTTACTATTGTGTATATCCCATTCCCGTTGTTCCCTGGGGTCTAGTGACGAAAACGTTCGCGTGTTCATTTTAGAGGGTTTTATCCTTggtcgcttctggctctccgcccagccccaaCCTAACAGTAAGTGTGCCAAAACACACCACATTGTGCCCTGAATTAAAAGTGCCCCCCTAAGATCTGCGACTGACCCACATGCAGACATAAAGCAAACCTTTCTTGATCATGGCATAGTTTTCATTGTATTTCATTGTATATGGATACAACTTTCAGGTCACACCTTTTCCCGTTTCTTGCATTTCTCTGTCTTTCAGGGCTTTAAGGCATattaaattcattaattcattctttcattatcctaacctgcttatcctgaacatggtcgtaggggggctggagcctatcccagcatacattgtgtGAAACAGTATGCAGGGCATacaaaccattcactcacacactcatacctatgggcaatttagactccaatcagcctaacctgcatgtctttggactgtgggaggaaaccggagtacccagaggaaacccacgcaaacacagggagaacatgcaaactccacacaagccgatggggattcaaacccaggaccttcttgctgtgaggcggcagtgctacccactgcaccatccgtgccgcctcacaTTAAATGATTGGTGAGATTTTCTCAAGTATACATTGTATTATGTATATATGTCTATTGTGTGTTTTAATAGAGACAGTTTCAGAGGAATAGGTAATCCAAGATTAAAATTTAATCAAAAAAGTgggatcaatcaatcaaattaaatcaatcacatttaatttgtatagcacttttcaaacAATTGCTGCTCAAAAGATGAGAGAAAAAATGTAAGCAATGACAACAAAAGGAAAtataaaggaaataaataataaaaagcaattgCACAGTATCCCAAAATTTTACCTAGGAGTCATGAATACCAATAATAATACCTATGGGACGAGatcaacaacaataacattCTAAAAATGAAACGAGTAAATCATTATATATAAACGTAGACTAAGAAATTACTTTAGACTTGGAAATTACaatttataataaaaacataacaatTCAAATAAGAAACAGACCAGCTTGTGTGATTAAGTAAAAGGTATGTTTTTCAACAGATGCTGCTTCTCTTGCATCCTTTGGAAGATTATTCCTGAGTTTTGCTCCATGGTGGCTAAATGCTGCCAAATTCCATCCATCACAACCATACATttgcacactgctgctgctgctgtggtgATTATCTTTGCTGCTGTAGCTGGATTTGCAGCAGCTGCAACTGTTACTCCTGCAGCCACAGCCCCAACTGCAAACACTATAAATTTTCCTTTGTTGCTTCCCATTCTTCAGctgtcttcctcctctcctcctcctctttcatctTTCTCTCAGCCTCCTTGTACATCTCATTGGTGTAGTGTTTTCCTCTGTTCTTCATCACCATCTTCTCTATTTTCTGCAGCAGCTCGGGAACCTGAGTGAGATTCTGTTCATCTTCATTGTTGAAAGCATGATATCTGCCGCCACAGTAATCAATGAGGTCCTGAATTTCCTTGGATGGGCTCAGAAACTCATCCAGTGATTTCTTCATTATCTGATCAGCACCAGTGAACAGCACCAATGTGTACCGTGAGGTGTCTTCCCCGAAGTGCTTCTGGATCCACCGCACAGCAGACTTCTCGTCTTGTGTGAATCTGCCCAACCTGACCACCAGCAGAAACGCATGGGGTCCTGGGACTGAGCGAAGAATACACTTATCAAATTCATCTTTAACTTTCACTTCATCCATGGATGTGCTGAAAAGCCCTGGGGTGTCAATCACAGAAACTTTTCTTCCATCAATCTCTGCACTCTGACATGTTGAAGCCATGGTTACAGGATTAGGGGACGCATCCTCTTCACTTTATTATAAACACTAcgactgggtagggcctcccccCTGCTCTCAAAACAATtattcatggcatggattccacaagatgttgaaaccATTCCTTtcagattctgttccatgttgacatgattgtaTCAGCATTTGtcagctgctttgtgacatggtgcattatcctgcTAGAAGTAGCCatcagaagatgggtacattgtggtcatgaagggatgcacatggtcagcaactgtggggtcttttgtgacctcttggatgagtcgtcgctgcgctcttggggtaattttggtcggccggccactcctgggaaggttcaccactgttccatgttttcaccatttgtggataatggctctcactgtggttcgctggagtcccaaagctttagaaatggctttataaccttttccagactgatagatctcaatgactttctttctcattcgttcctgaatttctttagatctcggcatgatgtctagcttttgaggatcatttggtcaacttcactttgtcaggcaggtcctatttaagtgatttcttgattgataacaggtgtggcagtaatcaggcctgggtgtggctagagaaattgaactcaggtttgatagaccacagttaagttatgttttaacagggggggcaatcactttttcacacagggccatgtaggtttggaattttttttctcccttaataataaaaaccttcatttaaaaactgcattttgtgtttacttgtgttgtctttgaataacatttaaatttgtttgatgatctgaaacatttaagtgtgagaaacatgcaaaaaaataaatcaggaagggggcaaacactttttcacaccactgtatgtgcagATTGTCCTCCAACATAGAAGATGATGGTTTGTGACGTGCATTAAGAACAATCCATTCTCAGTTAGTATTCACGCTTGCTTCGGtttgttgtattattttttgctaCTTatgctatcaaaagatttttttaaattctcatATCTCTGCCTCGGTGTTCCTTTGTACTCTGTGATTGGATTCATTCACTGAAACCTGACAGGAAGAGATTATTTAATGATTCAGAATAGGGCTGATAGTCTCCTAGACCATTTCCAGAATGAGAAAACTGTCTCCATTAAGCCTCATAAGAGAGATACTCCATTGCAGGTATGCAGGCTTCAGTCGTGTATATCAGCTGTTCTCAAGGCAAAAGGAATGAGGAAACCTCCAGATCTTATTATCCTTGTTGCCTCAGCAGACACTGATAGCACACTCAGGAGATTGTCAACCTGGttcaatgtaaaaaatgcatcaaaacaatAGTTTTGCagaacctccctctctctgcatggatgcgtgtgtgcacacacgcacacacctgcatgacTATGCACATTAATAGcacaatgacatttaaaaagtgaTAGCATCAAACATGCACCCGTGGCTGACagtattgttttcattttctcaagACAAATGCGGAGAGTGTCACACGCACATCTTTCTGAGGaacaaaagaaaaggaaaagagaagGTATTGAATAGGCAAGAGCAACAACTggcaaaagtattttttaaatgtcctgTACACTGTTTTTGTGCACACTCTTGTGAAAATGAAGATATGCACTAGCTTCTCTGGTTTGTCCAGAAAAAAATGGTACTtgccaaattgaaaaaaaaaaagtatacttGTCTCATTGAAAACCACATTAAATGCAGACCAAATAGCAATAAACATTTCCTTAGTCACtgttatttgaaatacacagaTGACAGAGGAAAGACAACCAATTTGTCAAACTGTCCCAATCTTTTTACTTTTatctgtatgtactgtgtgtgtatatacactccgtgagcaggtattaaataataataaattattatttataggtttttttttattttttaaatagacttattcagtcttctgctactgtagtctatccacttttttttacacattgtgtgttcagagatgctcatctgtataccactgttgtaatgtgtggttatttgcgttactgtcaccgtcctgtctgcttcgaccagtctggcccttctcctctgacctctctcattaacaactcgTTTCTGCCCCAATTTCAGTCATGTAATCTGTAATCAGTGTCAGATTACATTTCCTATGTAATTTACCCAGCACTGTATGTAGGCACACACCATGTTTGACCGAGGTGTCACTcagggcgacattagctcaggaggtaagagcggttgtctagcagtcagagggttcgattccctgccctgggtgtgtcaaagtgtgaGACCTAACCCTCAATTGCTCCCAACAAgatgattggtgccttgcatggctgcctttCACAATTGGCATGTgagtatgggtgaatgagaggtatTAATTCTAAAGCcccttggataaaagtgctatataaatgctttttttttaaaaaccaaacGCATTTGTTTACCTTGTactgcactgtttttattttcttcagtgtaTGATCTGAGGATGGTGATGATTGGCAAAACTGGAGCAGGGAAGAGCATGGCAGGAAACATCATTTTGGGGGACAATGTTTTTTATGATTCTGCTGAGGCTGTAACCATAGTTTCAAAAGGACAGTCTGCAGAGTTTGAGGGAAAAACAATTTATGTGGTTGACGCCCCAGGGCTTTTCAGGGCAAACATGGATGAAAAGgtgaaaaatgaaatcaaaaagtCCATCATTCTGTCTGACCCAGGACCTAATGTATTTCTGCTGATGGTCAAGTTGGGAAGATTCACACAGGAAGATAAATCTGCTGTGCGGTGGTTCCAGAAGCACTTTAGGGAAGAGGCTTCATGGTACATGATGGTGCTGTTCACTGGTGCTGATCagataaagaaaaaaactgtggGTGAGTTTCTAAACCGTTCCAAGGAACTTCAGGACCTCATCAACTGCTGTGGTGGCAGATACCATCTCTTCGACAGTGAAGATGAAAGGAACCTCACACAGCTCATTCAGATGGTGGAGCAGAACAGAAGCAAATACCACTTCATTGAGATGTTCAATGAGGCTGAGAGAAGGAtcaaagaggaggaggacaggaggaagagagaacaagagaaaaaGATGCAGGAAAAGATCAAAGGAGTTGTAGCAGGCATCTTGGTTATACTAATTGTAAtagttgtcatttttaaaaatcgatTATCTATAATCAAAGTAAGATGTGAGAGTTGTAAAATGTGGAGATTAATTATATATACAAATCTTATAAAATCTATTATATTTCATGAATGTCACAAACATTAATATTATACAAATACTACAACTAATAAATAATCCTAATAATTTGAACTCACACTAATGCAGTGGTTTAGGTGGAGGGAGGCTGCATGTGCTGCTCAAGCTGTCTCAGCTCTCTTAATCTTATTTAGGTATTGTGTGCCAGAAGTGATGATTTTCTTGTGGCTAATGTCAACTCATGTAAATGAGATTACAGGATATGAATAATGTATATGCTCAGAGGGACTGCCTCTTTGTGGGATTTGGACATACATAATTTGTGTGGACTGACTGTTAAATCACATTGATTATGTACAGGGTTTGTATAATACAAATCATTTTTAGAATGAACAAATCTCATCATACTTTAGTTATGCATTTTAGGAATATAATTTTGTACCATATTTGAGCACATAATGTAGTTATTTTGTTTCTCATATTTGGGGTGTATagtatgtaaaacaaaaaaatattggatgTACGCATAGGTATAGGTGAAATATGTCATTGACAGACCAAGAATAACTAATTCAGAAATTATTGCCATATCTGACGGCTCATATTTATTCTCATGTCAATCCCTGGCCCATTGTCCAGCCTTATTATCAGAGACTGCTGCTAATATTCGACTAAAATGGGTGGTAAACGCGCTACTTTGAAAAACTCATAACTGAATCCTTATATGCTGCAGCAGGATACAGGCCTATGCTAAGGTGAGTCAGGATCTATTTGAGAGTGATTaatattcattttgattttgtatTCACGTGTTTCgctggattacattacattacattacattacattaatggcatttggcagacgctcttatccagagcgacgtacaacaaagtgcaaagtgcatacccataaccagggataagtgcgttGACAAACCCTAGAGcagtggtgtccaatcttatcctaaaatggccggcgtgggtgctggttttgttttaacccagcagtaacacacctgattatactaatgaactaatcatggtctttaatcaagaccttgatgcgtagaatcagctgtcttagtcctgtgctaaaacaacaacatgcacacacaccggccctttctggataagattggacacccctgccctagagggtagtacaatttcaactgctacctgcacaacaaagataaggaccagggcctatttgatcatcagttcattttttattttattttatttatttatttatttttaatcgtaaaaccgcaacacgcaaatttGTGAACAAACCGCATACCTAGCCAAAGTAAACAGCccaatacacaagtaaatcacagaaagacatgagtaaggtttacagggaggtagggagggacagggagtggtgcagcttgaagaggtgcgtcttcagtttgcgcttgaagatgggaagagattctactgctctgacctccacgggtagttcgttccaccaccgtggagccagaacagacagtagtcgtgagcgggaggtggaatttcggagagggagaggtgccaaACGGCCTGTGGAagccgaacgaagaggtctggctggggtgtagggtttgatgattttttggaggtaagctggggcagaccccttaactgcttgggaGGCtaacaccaatgttttgaatttgatgtgagccatgacaggcagccagtggagggaagtaagcaggggggtgacatgctgtgtgtacacatgctTTATATGGTAGAGTTTACACTACTGCTGCAGGATTTGGTTACATATTATTTTTCTGAATGCTATTGAAGTGGTCCTCGtggtgttttattgttttttacgGTTGTGTCAGGGCGTACTTTActcaaaactttaaaaaaatgaacagcaaGAGTAAGTAAGAGTAAATAACTGTCTTACTGTGATGTTTTACATTGGGGAAACTCAGTATAGCACAATTTATACAATTGTTAAAAGTGCAGGAGTTTTCGGGCATTTTCTTCTTTATGTGTATACCAGTTCCATTTTTTCTATCCAATAGTTTGTACATTGTACACAAGTATATGAGGTTTATCTACCCATTTCTCCACATTCTCTAGTGACCTGCAATGTCTGTCCAGTCCTTGCTCATTTCCACCCTGGATGATATGTTGGCAGAGGATCTGAGGAGGTTTAAATTCTGGCTCTCAAACGATTTGCCTGAGGGTTTTAAACCCATTGGAAAGGGCAGACTGGAGAACAAACCTGTGGTCGACATAGTGGAGCTGATGATAGCGGCCTTTGGGGAAAAAGATGCAGTGAAGGTGGCACTGCATGCCCTGAGGAAAGCGGACCAGAACAACCTCGCTCAGAGACTGGAGAAAGATCACAGTAAGCATAAATGTCTAATATCAGACTACAAACGACCCTGTGTGAAGGAAGGATAATTTCACAGCTGCAGATTCCTTGACGGACTCCAGTACCCACCTGTCTTTCAGTTTTGTTGGGTGGATTTATTTCCATTAGTCCTAGTACGTTGAGACCGTTCtgtgatttatatttttaaatatgtacacACAGCCATGATTTTAGACAAACATGGAGGATGTggagtaatgttttattttgtccccTAGGATTGGTGCTTCATAAAGTGAGGCAGAATATAATTGAAAACCCTCCATGCAGTTAATTAAGCTTAGGCCCTAGGTTTATCCTCAACTACTATGTCAAGTGAAGATTGCTTAATTGTAAGAAGTGATTCTGTAGATGTGCTTTCGTCACTGTTGGTGTCAAATCTTTGTGCAGAAAGCTATTAAGTGGCAGGCTTATGATCCAGTCTCCTATCTTCCTGCATTGTAAACGGGTGTGTTTTCCCCACAGAGTGGTCTGGAGAGAGACGTTGTTCTCCTGACTTGAGGATGGTGCTGATTGGTAAGAGTGGAGTGGGGAAGAGTGCATCGGGAAACACCATCTTGGAGAGAAAAGCCATCAAATCGGACTTTTCTCCAGGTTCCGTGACCAGGAGTAGTGAGAGCAGTAACAAGGAAACAGACAGGGGGCGCATTACCGTGATTGACACCCCGGGGATCTTTGACACTTCCATGCCAGAGGAAGAAGTTAAGCGTGAAATCGAGAGGTGTATCACCCTGTCCGTCCCAGGACCGCATGCCTTCCTGCTGGTGAGCAGGCTGGGCCGCTTCACACAGGAGGAGAGGAACGCCGTGTGCTGGATCCAGGAGAAGTTCGGAGAGGAAGCCTCACGCTACACCATGGTGCTGTTCACTGGGGGGGATCAGCTGGATAAGCCGGTGTGGGAGTTCCTCAGCTACAGCCGCGACCTCCAGGACGTTGTCGGCAGCTGCGGCGGTGGGTATCACGTCTTCAACAACAAAGACGGCAGCGACGGTGCTCAGGTCTCCGAGCTGACGCGGAAGGTGGAGGAAATGGTGGAGGGAAACGGAGGGCAATGCTACACCAATGAGATGTATCAGGAGGTGGAGCGAAGGataagagaggaggaggacaggaagaggagagaagaagaggagaaagagagacaggaaaTGGTTGTAAGACAGATCAGAGAAAGTAAATTTATGAGGGAAGTGAGAAGAGTGAGAGATGACGTGAGAGATTTTTTAGATAAACCACTACCGTTCATATGAGTGGCCCTTGCGATAATCGCAAGAAATCATAGACTGTTCTTTCTACACTCTCCCGGATCTCATGAAATGAAATCACACTAATATTTCACTGATCATGTTTTTTCAGGAACATAATGCTGGTATGCCAGAACAAATCCGCTTCCCTGCTTAACATTTTATGGGAAACACTTTGGAGACAAAATGCCGAGTATACCAGCAGCTCAGGAGAAACTGTAGTGACAGTGTTGTTCGGAGCCACAAGATGGTGCTCAGAACTATTTCCTGATTTTGAGTGTAGTTCACCCTtttggaataaataaatgagatgaTACATTTCTTCACATGGGATATGATTTCAGGGATATGATCAATTCTGAATTTTGGAATGGATTCTGATTCAGACTACAAACGACCCTGTGTGAAGGAAGGATAATTTCACAGCCACAGATTCCTTGATGGACTCCAGTACCCACCTGTCTTTCAGTTTTGTTGGGAGGATTTATTTCCATTAGTCCTAGTACATTGAGACCGCTCtgtgatttatattttaaaatatgtacacacagCCATGATTTTAGACAACATGGAGAGGATGTggagtaatgttttattttgtccccTAGGATTGGTGCTTCATAAAGTGAGGCAGAATATAATTGAACACCTTCCATGCATTTATTGTTCACTGTTTACTTACATTTTTTAgttaatctatttatttatttttttcaattgtttGTGGCTGTTCTCATCCTATACTGTGATCCCTGGGGTActgtattttgttctttttcttgccCTGTGCGTAATGTGACGATTGACAATAGACACAGAAATTACGTGACTATAGTTAAAATGATAGCTGCAGTCCCACACATTATGAACAGTCTAAATTTAGAAACTGTGTGTAAtatcaatacaaaaataaatatgaagataTAATTACCATGTCTGTTAAACAAGCAATAATCATTACACATACCATTATGTATTGGTTCATATCAACATCATTGTGCAGTCTCATCTATCTTTGTGGGACtacattcagctgtaaattatttcTGATAGAGTTGGAAcgagggatgtgacaaatcagtCACCAGTCATCAGTTTTTGAAACCGGTTACCATCCAATTCTTTAAACGGTTAACCAGTTAATGTATACTGCTTATGACCTCTAGgggttgtattattattttttaaccgGATTCCTGAgaaattttattgaatttttaaACGTCACTTTTAGCCATTTCAATAGTTAAATGACAACACTGTAAGTCACATAATAGTAAATCCGCCTAatagccaaattaaatatttacatttacattgacattgtgcagtgtaacagttgcagaaatctgtagttaaatccctgtggtttacgtccaggcatgctggtcgaacgtgtattttaaatgcatctgttaaaatgataaaaatgataaaatgattaaaatgataattcttccatcttttcttccctcttccctatggcttctgcctgatagacctgactggcatgaaatctgtatattaaatatgctgctgttattgTTACATActgggttgtgcactcaaaattccgtggtcacgcaacatttgcctgatataacaccgggtctattttaccataggcaactggtctaatgattttactttcatgccagtacaggtctctgtacaattatacatttgtatgttacggtaaacttgcattttaaaatgccaatgcattttatatggcgcgGGACAATCGTGGTGATGAGATTAACGTATCAAAGTTTCGCTGAAAGCAGCGAATTTTCGATTTCAATATCCGATgcataaatagcctaatgataatgtattgctatgtttattattatgcagatatcgcatagtggaaagcgaagTTCAGTTTGCCGATAGTTTGAACtcgcgtgtcaacgaataaacacggatgaaaAACTccatacaataagccataaatgAACGAACAGCTAcggatttaaaacacacaaactatttGACAACTATAGTAGGCTACtatagcattcaattccatgccgtgtttgcattcttaaccctctgaaatggccgcagattgcttgcttgcgcgactgtagcttgtggattgaatgtaaaaagcgtattgtaatatttcctgcaacatttgtccaatgatgtattgctttgttcatttttatttttttagataccgcatagtggaaaCGTTCAGTTTGATGGTAGTTTGAAttcgcgtgtcaacgaataaacacagaTCTTCTGTGAATCTTAAGAAACGACATAACGTTACAATAGGCCATTAGTCAACCAACAGTAACAGAAATTATTTGCTAACTCAAATACGGAAGCATTCAAATCCCTGTGgcgtttgcattttaaacaccCTGAATTGGCTTGCTCCAACTACAGAAACTTGtggattgctagtttagaatagtttagaaccgcaataatacgcCTGGTTATGAACGTGCATTGATTTTAAAGTGAGCTTACCGGTTACTCCAGTTCTAATCAAAGTTTCTTCCTGTTCCCTGCCACTGTTGCCTAttggaacccatctgccgctggttgacaccggtttgttga
It encodes the following:
- the LOC133114093 gene encoding GTPase IMAP family member 9-like, with product MASTCQSAEIDGRKVSVIDTPGLFSTSMDEVKVKDEFDKCILRSVPGPHAFLLVVRLGRFTQDEKSAVRWIQKHFGEDTSRYTLVLFTGADQIMKKSLDEFLSPSKEIQDLIDYCGGRYHAFNNEDEQNLTQVPELLQKIEKMVMKNRGKHYTNEMYKEAERKMKEEEERRKTAEEWEATKENL
- the LOC133114246 gene encoding GTPase IMAP family member 4-like; amino-acid sequence: MSVQSLLISTLDDMLAEDLRRFKFWLSNDLPEGFKPIGKGRLENKPVVDIVELMIAAFGEKDAVKVALHALRKADQNNLAQRLEKDHKWSGERRCSPDLRMVLIGKSGVGKSASGNTILERKAIKSDFSPGSVTRSSESSNKETDRGRITVIDTPGIFDTSMPEEEVKREIERCITLSVPGPHAFLLVSRLGRFTQEERNAVCWIQEKFGEEASRYTMVLFTGGDQLDKPVWEFLSYSRDLQDVVGSCGGGYHVFNNKDGSDGAQVSELTRKVEEMVEGNGGQCYTNEMYQEVERRIREEEDRKRREEEEKERQEMVVRQIRESKFMREVRRVRDDVRDFLDKPLPFI